A genomic segment from Polyangium mundeleinium encodes:
- a CDS encoding type 1 glutamine amidotransferase domain-containing protein, whose protein sequence is MSNPETDRPVAGRTRPVWLLAAALLAACGGPATSSATAKDVVPDKPAPKEAPVTKPVLLAMTSHDKKGDTGESTGAFLPEIAHPYAVFARAGIVVEFASVRGGRVPLDGVDRDDAVNAAFLDDPEVTRRLHESLPSSAVDPSRYAAIFFAGGHGAMWDLPDDPSFVKATARIYEAGGVVGAVCHGPAALVNVRLSDGAYLVAGKQVNGFTNEEERAVKLENVVPFLLEDRLVARGGRFVGAPKWQKQVVVDGRLVTGQNPASAAGVAEAMVALLREKKTP, encoded by the coding sequence ATGTCGAACCCCGAAACGGATCGGCCGGTCGCCGGTCGCACCCGGCCCGTGTGGCTGCTCGCCGCGGCCCTGCTCGCCGCGTGCGGCGGACCGGCCACGTCCTCCGCGACCGCGAAGGACGTCGTTCCCGACAAACCAGCACCCAAGGAGGCCCCTGTGACGAAGCCTGTTTTGCTCGCGATGACCAGCCACGACAAGAAGGGCGATACCGGCGAGAGCACCGGCGCCTTCCTGCCCGAGATCGCGCACCCGTACGCGGTGTTCGCCCGGGCGGGTATCGTCGTCGAGTTCGCCTCGGTGCGCGGCGGGCGTGTCCCGCTCGACGGCGTCGACCGCGACGACGCGGTGAACGCCGCCTTCCTCGACGATCCCGAGGTGACGCGACGCTTGCACGAGAGTTTGCCGTCGAGCGCGGTGGATCCCTCGCGTTACGCGGCCATCTTTTTCGCCGGAGGACACGGCGCCATGTGGGATCTTCCGGACGATCCGAGCTTCGTGAAGGCCACAGCGCGGATCTACGAGGCGGGTGGCGTGGTGGGGGCGGTCTGCCACGGCCCCGCGGCGCTCGTGAACGTGCGCCTCTCGGATGGCGCGTACCTCGTTGCCGGCAAGCAAGTGAATGGCTTCACGAACGAGGAGGAGCGCGCGGTGAAGCTCGAAAACGTGGTGCCCTTCCTGCTCGAAGATCGCCTCGTCGCGCGGGGCGGGCGCTTCGTCGGCGCGCCGAAATGGCAAAAGCAGGTGGTGGTGGATGGCCGCCTGGTCACGGGACAAAACCCGGCGTCCGCGGCCGGCGTCGCCGAGGCGATGGTCGCGCTCCTGCGCGAGAAAAAGACCCCCTGA
- a CDS encoding STAS/SEC14 domain-containing protein, whose protein sequence is MKAELSEDWSSLGAHRYRFEAPDLFIVRVVGDVSLSDTQTMFERIEDLSEKAGRPIFWLSDISGLGQVTPAARKFPLKLDPTRWLRATVVFGGNFHQRLVANLVMKAIPLLRPSRQMRPLSFFTTEAEARAYVEEERRSGGQNVVRGNEP, encoded by the coding sequence GTGAAGGCAGAGTTGTCGGAGGATTGGTCGTCGCTCGGGGCGCATCGGTATCGATTCGAGGCGCCGGACCTCTTCATCGTTCGTGTCGTGGGTGACGTCAGCCTCTCCGATACGCAGACCATGTTCGAGAGGATCGAGGATCTGTCCGAGAAAGCAGGGCGGCCGATCTTCTGGCTCTCGGATATCTCGGGGCTCGGGCAGGTGACCCCGGCCGCCCGCAAGTTCCCCCTGAAGCTCGATCCCACGCGGTGGCTCCGGGCCACGGTCGTGTTCGGGGGCAACTTTCACCAGCGGCTCGTGGCGAACCTCGTGATGAAGGCGATCCCGCTCCTGCGTCCGAGTCGGCAAATGAGGCCCCTTTCCTTTTTCACCACCGAGGCCGAGGCGCGGGCGTACGTCGAGGAGGAGCGGCGCAGCGGGGGGCAGAACGTCGTGAGAGGCAACGAGCCATGA
- a CDS encoding LysR family transcriptional regulator: protein MTAPSLAGTLPNLEAFCRTYETGSFTKAARVLSVTPQATSRSVARLERALGVTLFRRTTRSLAPTDAARRYYDLCVQALSLLSTGERELASGKKAVEGRVRISVPTTYGHHRLLPSLGTFRERYPGIGVEVNVSNQNVDFVRDGYDLAIRMGAIDDKTLVARKLGDFALGVYASPSYLARHGAPRTPDELDEHTCVAFVMPRSGRVLPWTFMPAPERFEPEAPYRCSDDVLGIVTLARAGVGLVQVYDFLVEDEVARGTLVEVLGSFRGKSRPFSLLYPKSVEPSRPVRALIDYIVATAREGRVSPGALVPTEAPARKRP, encoded by the coding sequence ATGACGGCGCCGAGCCTCGCGGGCACGCTCCCCAACCTCGAAGCCTTTTGCCGCACGTACGAGACCGGCAGCTTCACCAAGGCCGCGCGTGTCCTCTCCGTCACCCCGCAGGCCACCAGCCGGAGCGTCGCCCGGCTCGAGCGCGCCCTCGGCGTCACGTTGTTCCGCAGGACCACGCGCAGCCTCGCGCCGACCGACGCGGCGCGCCGTTATTATGACCTCTGCGTGCAGGCCCTCTCGCTCCTCTCCACGGGCGAACGCGAGCTTGCCAGCGGAAAGAAGGCCGTGGAGGGGCGCGTGCGCATCAGCGTGCCCACCACGTACGGCCATCACCGCCTGCTGCCCTCCCTCGGCACATTTCGCGAGCGTTATCCCGGCATCGGCGTCGAGGTGAACGTCTCCAACCAGAACGTCGACTTCGTGCGTGACGGCTACGACCTCGCCATCCGGATGGGCGCCATCGACGACAAGACCCTCGTCGCGCGCAAGCTCGGCGATTTCGCGCTGGGCGTGTATGCGAGCCCCTCGTATCTCGCCCGCCACGGCGCGCCGCGCACGCCCGACGAGCTCGACGAGCATACCTGCGTGGCCTTCGTCATGCCGCGCTCGGGCCGCGTGCTCCCGTGGACGTTCATGCCCGCGCCGGAGAGGTTCGAGCCGGAGGCACCTTATCGATGCTCGGACGACGTGCTCGGCATCGTCACGCTCGCGCGCGCCGGGGTGGGGCTGGTGCAGGTGTACGACTTTCTGGTGGAGGACGAGGTGGCGCGCGGCACGCTCGTCGAGGTGCTCGGTTCTTTTCGCGGCAAGAGCCGCCCGTTTTCGCTGCTCTACCCGAAGAGCGTGGAGCCCTCGCGCCCGGTGCGCGCGCTCATCGATTACATCGTGGCGACGGCGCGTGAAGGGCGCGTGAGCCCTGGGGCGCTCGTGCCGACGGAGGCGCCCGCCCGAAAGCGTCCGTGA
- a CDS encoding SRPBCC family protein: MERERTSLFARRALALLGGAALVGTTLLGPEAAAGGSAPPDIRVVEVKGSDTPKVVAKAVIDQPPEKVWQVVSECASYKKRMPRIEASKLVKQDGNKHTCEVTIAMPFPLSNLTAVTEAVHEVSDKGMSRRWKLLRGDYKFNEGSWEVKPHDGGKKSLLVYTVHAEPNTALPGWIREAAQKKAIPELFERVGDEAAKLK; the protein is encoded by the coding sequence ATGGAACGCGAACGAACGTCCCTCTTCGCGCGTCGCGCCCTCGCGCTTCTCGGAGGCGCGGCCCTTGTCGGCACGACCTTGCTCGGACCCGAAGCCGCCGCCGGAGGCTCGGCGCCGCCCGACATTCGGGTGGTCGAGGTGAAAGGCAGCGACACGCCGAAGGTCGTGGCGAAGGCCGTGATCGATCAGCCGCCCGAGAAGGTGTGGCAGGTGGTCTCGGAGTGCGCGAGCTACAAGAAGCGCATGCCGCGCATCGAGGCGTCGAAGCTCGTCAAGCAGGACGGGAACAAGCACACCTGCGAGGTGACGATCGCGATGCCCTTCCCGCTCTCGAACCTGACGGCCGTGACCGAGGCCGTGCACGAGGTGAGCGACAAGGGGATGTCGCGGCGCTGGAAGCTCTTGCGCGGCGACTACAAGTTCAACGAGGGGAGCTGGGAGGTGAAGCCCCACGACGGCGGCAAGAAGAGCCTCCTCGTGTACACGGTGCACGCCGAGCCGAACACCGCCCTTCCCGGCTGGATCCGCGAAGCCGCACAGAAGAAGGCGATCCCGGAGCTGTTCGAGCGCGTCGGGGACGAAGCGGCGAAGCTGAAGTGA